The proteins below are encoded in one region of Leptolyngbyaceae cyanobacterium:
- a CDS encoding tetratricopeptide repeat protein, translated as MLKNPFKTITLLFSFLLIFSTANPSFSQTDYQRWLRMAENARKSGQYDTALTYYQRAADASPDGPNDPDINTAITEVLAERLASVEQRNPNYGRYIRIADEAYSNGEYDTAIINYRRALKERPQDRYANIRIQQSECIKKYRPATGAQFRTFGCPSF; from the coding sequence ATGTTAAAAAATCCCTTCAAAACAATCACCTTACTGTTTTCTTTTTTACTAATTTTCAGTACCGCAAATCCGTCATTTTCCCAAACCGATTACCAGCGCTGGTTGCGAATGGCGGAAAATGCCAGAAAAAGCGGTCAATACGATACAGCTTTAACATATTATCAACGAGCCGCCGATGCCAGTCCAGATGGGCCGAACGATCCTGATATTAATACGGCAATTACGGAAGTTTTGGCCGAAAGATTGGCTAGCGTAGAGCAAAGAAACCCTAACTATGGTAGATATATCAGAATTGCTGACGAAGCTTATTCTAATGGTGAATACGATACGGCAATTATTAATTATCGGAGGGCATTAAAAGAACGTCCTCAAGACCGTTATGCCAATATCAGAATTCAGCAATCAGAATGTATTAAAAAGTATAGACCTGCTACGGGTGCTCAATTTAGAACTTTTGGCTGTCCGAGTTTTTAA
- a CDS encoding energy-coupling factor ABC transporter ATP-binding protein, producing the protein MLYLRNLSYHPPACPTPILKSINLELAPQEMGLVIGPSGSGKSTLLEILAGLSENTSGSVLWRDQELTPEHLQQLGGLVFQFPERHFCGSTILEELRLGHPELGSQRVREALTEVGLNHLQLNTSPNSLSGGQQRRLALAVQLIRQPHLLLLDEPTAGLDWSMRRQLVNLLAKLKNHWSLFVVTHDARDLLSIADKCWTLDRGELNSVDPATLAEGKRQELEIKS; encoded by the coding sequence CTTAAGTTATCATCCCCCAGCCTGTCCGACACCGATCCTAAAATCCATCAACCTGGAATTAGCACCCCAAGAGATGGGGCTGGTGATCGGGCCAAGCGGTTCTGGTAAAAGCACTTTATTAGAGATTTTGGCTGGTTTAAGTGAAAATACATCTGGTAGCGTCTTGTGGCGAGACCAAGAACTCACTCCCGAACATTTACAACAGCTAGGTGGATTAGTATTTCAATTTCCCGAACGCCATTTTTGTGGCAGCACTATATTAGAAGAATTGCGCTTGGGGCATCCAGAATTAGGTTCGCAAAGAGTCAGAGAAGCTTTAACGGAAGTAGGTTTAAATCATTTACAATTAAACACTTCTCCCAATTCTTTAAGTGGCGGTCAACAGCGACGCCTTGCTTTAGCGGTACAGTTAATTCGGCAACCGCATTTATTGTTATTAGATGAACCGACGGCTGGCTTAGATTGGTCGATGCGGCGTCAGTTGGTCAATTTATTAGCAAAATTAAAAAATCACTGGAGTTTATTTGTGGTAACTCACGATGCTCGTGATTTACTGAGTATTGCAGACAAGTGCTGGACTCTCGATCGCGGTGAATTAAACTCAGTCGATCCGGCTACCTTGGCAGAAGGAAAAAGGCAGGAATTGGAAATCAAAAGTTAA
- the rsmG gene encoding 16S rRNA (guanine(527)-N(7))-methyltransferase RsmG, translating into MLENSDRTWLPEMGETWQKTLSWQPNPAQQILFQRLYELICQGNQQLNLTRITDPMEFWEKHLWDSLVALKKWGIGNGESGMGIRNCRVIDIGTGAGFPGIPIGIIQPNWQVTLLDSTRKKIAFLETLVENLDIKNVTALCDRAEKIGQQSQHRESYDLALIRAVGTASECAEYALPLLKIGGLAILYRGQWTEDETTALRSPVTQLGGIIESVEKFTTPITNSIRHCLYIKKIASTPAKFPRPVGIPTQKPLQ; encoded by the coding sequence ATGTTGGAAAATAGCGATCGTACTTGGCTGCCGGAAATGGGTGAAACTTGGCAGAAAACTCTCAGTTGGCAACCTAATCCCGCACAGCAAATTCTATTTCAGCGTTTGTACGAGTTAATTTGTCAGGGAAATCAACAATTAAATTTAACTCGCATCACCGATCCTATGGAGTTTTGGGAAAAACATCTGTGGGATTCTCTGGTGGCATTAAAAAAATGGGGAATCGGGAATGGGGAATCGGGAATGGGAATCCGTAATTGCCGAGTTATCGATATTGGAACTGGGGCGGGTTTTCCCGGCATACCGATCGGTATTATCCAACCAAATTGGCAAGTGACTTTGTTAGATTCTACTCGCAAAAAAATTGCTTTTTTGGAAACCTTAGTCGAGAATTTGGACATCAAAAACGTGACGGCGTTATGCGATCGCGCGGAAAAAATCGGCCAACAGTCCCAACACCGAGAATCTTACGACCTAGCTTTAATCAGGGCTGTCGGTACTGCCTCGGAATGTGCCGAGTATGCCCTACCATTGCTGAAAATCGGCGGTTTAGCGATTCTTTATCGGGGACAGTGGACGGAGGATGAAACCACCGCTTTGCGATCGCCCGTTACCCAACTAGGCGGCATAATAGAATCGGTAGAAAAATTTACTACCCCGATTACTAACAGCATTCGGCATTGTTTGTACATCAAAAAAATAGCGTCTACACCAGCCAAATTTCCTCGTCCAGTTGGCATACCGACTCAAAAACCCCTGCAATAA
- the rpiA gene encoding ribose-5-phosphate isomerase RpiA, producing MTAQMDASNLMKQQVGKAAADRVKSGSIVGLGTGSTTAYAIQFIGDRLKSGELKDIVGVPTSFQAEVLARQYGIPLTTLDVIDHIDIAIDGADEVDPQLNLIKGGGAAHTREKVVDTLANEFIVVVDSSKLVDKLGSTFLLPVEVIPMAYAPVMRAIEKLGGKPQLRMGVKKAGPVVTDQGNMVIDVKFDTIDNPAELEKKLNNIPGVLENGLFVNTTNLVLVGEIKDGQPSVREITKN from the coding sequence ATGACCGCCCAAATGGACGCCTCTAACTTGATGAAACAGCAAGTCGGTAAAGCCGCAGCCGATCGCGTAAAATCTGGTTCTATCGTAGGGCTGGGAACCGGATCTACTACAGCTTACGCGATTCAGTTTATCGGCGATCGCCTGAAATCCGGCGAATTAAAAGACATCGTAGGCGTCCCCACCTCGTTTCAAGCCGAAGTGTTAGCCAGACAGTACGGCATTCCCCTCACCACCCTAGATGTTATCGACCACATCGATATTGCCATTGATGGTGCCGACGAAGTTGACCCCCAACTCAACTTAATCAAAGGTGGCGGTGCCGCCCACACCCGCGAGAAAGTAGTCGATACCCTAGCAAACGAGTTTATTGTAGTGGTTGATAGCTCCAAACTGGTAGACAAACTCGGTTCGACTTTTCTGCTACCAGTAGAAGTGATACCGATGGCGTATGCGCCAGTAATGCGTGCAATTGAAAAACTGGGAGGAAAACCCCAACTGCGGATGGGCGTCAAAAAAGCTGGCCCAGTAGTCACCGACCAAGGCAACATGGTAATCGATGTCAAATTTGATACTATTGACAACCCAGCAGAATTAGAAAAAAAGCTGAACAATATTCCCGGCGTGTTAGAAAATGGTTTATTCGTAAACACGACAAATTTAGTGCTGGTAGGGGAAATTAAAGACGGACAGCCTTCGGTGCGAGAAATTACCAAAAACTAA